Proteins from a single region of Treponema primitia ZAS-1:
- the ttdB gene encoding L(+)-tartrate dehydratase subunit beta, producing MAKKILTTPIQDEDLADIRIGDIIYLNGHLITCRDVAHRRLIEHKMPLPVDLRGKAIFHAGPIIKPLGNDKFLMVSVGPTTSMRMEKFEKEFVAQTGVKLIVGKGGMGSNTEAACKEHKALHVVFPAGCAVVAATQVEEIEQAEWRDLGMPETLWVCRVKEFGPLIVSIDTYGDNLFEKNKLVFNQRKDEVYKEIASQVSFIK from the coding sequence ATGGCCAAAAAAATACTCACCACGCCGATCCAAGATGAAGACCTGGCAGACATCAGAATCGGCGATATCATCTACCTGAACGGACATCTGATCACCTGCCGGGACGTGGCCCACCGCCGCCTGATCGAGCACAAGATGCCCCTCCCGGTGGATCTGAGGGGGAAGGCCATTTTCCACGCCGGTCCCATCATCAAGCCCCTGGGGAATGATAAATTCCTCATGGTATCCGTAGGCCCTACTACCTCAATGCGGATGGAAAAATTCGAAAAGGAATTTGTCGCCCAGACCGGGGTCAAACTGATAGTCGGCAAGGGAGGCATGGGTTCCAATACGGAAGCAGCCTGCAAGGAGCATAAGGCCCTGCACGTGGTTTTTCCCGCAGGCTGTGCAGTGGTTGCCGCCACCCAGGTGGAGGAGATCGAACAGGCCGAATGGCGGGATCTCGGCATGCCCGAAACCCTCTGGGTCTGTCGTGTCAAGGAATTCGGCCCCCTCATCGTATCTATTGATACCTACGGCGACAATCTCTTTGAAAAGAACAAGCTGGTATTTAACCAGCGTAAGGATGAGGTGTATAAGGAAATAGCATCCCAGGTAAGCTTTATTAAATGA
- the ttdA gene encoding L(+)-tartrate dehydratase subunit alpha, with protein MPNKNEFVTLMTDTMAKFVALVGKKLPDDVEAKLIELRKGETSPLAKTIYDTMFENQRLAEELNRPSCQDTGVLQFFVKAGTGFPLLGEIERILTDAVLKATVEAPLRHNSVETFDEYNTGKNVGKGTPSVFWEIVPDKDTVEIDVYMAGGGCTLPGKAMVLMPGAGYEGVTQFVLDVMTSYGLNACPPLLVGVGVATSVETAALLSKKALMRPLGSHNSNERAAKLETLLETGINKIGLGPQGMSGAYSVMGVHIENTARHPSTIGVAVNIGCWSHRRGHINFDSRINHTITTHKEAVL; from the coding sequence ATGCCAAATAAAAATGAATTCGTAACACTCATGACCGATACCATGGCCAAGTTTGTAGCCCTGGTCGGGAAAAAGCTCCCCGACGATGTGGAAGCCAAGTTAATTGAGCTGCGCAAAGGGGAGACAAGTCCCCTGGCCAAAACTATCTACGACACCATGTTCGAGAATCAGCGGCTGGCGGAGGAATTGAACCGCCCCAGCTGCCAGGACACCGGGGTTCTCCAGTTTTTCGTAAAGGCGGGAACCGGTTTCCCCCTGCTCGGAGAAATCGAGCGGATACTTACCGATGCGGTGCTCAAGGCCACCGTGGAAGCCCCGCTGCGCCACAACAGTGTTGAAACCTTTGACGAGTACAACACCGGGAAAAATGTAGGAAAGGGAACTCCAAGCGTATTCTGGGAAATAGTTCCCGACAAGGATACTGTTGAGATTGATGTTTATATGGCCGGCGGCGGCTGCACCCTGCCGGGGAAAGCCATGGTGCTCATGCCCGGCGCCGGCTACGAAGGGGTCACCCAGTTCGTCCTGGACGTGATGACCAGCTACGGCCTCAATGCCTGTCCGCCCCTGCTGGTCGGTGTTGGGGTAGCGACCTCGGTGGAAACCGCCGCCCTACTCTCCAAAAAAGCCCTGATGCGCCCCCTGGGATCACACAATTCCAATGAACGGGCGGCCAAGCTGGAAACACTCCTGGAGACGGGGATCAACAAGATCGGCCTTGGCCCCCAGGGCATGTCCGGCGCCTATTCAGTAATGGGTGTACATATTGAAAACACCGCCCGGCATCCCTCCACCATCGGAGTTGCGGTGAATATCGGCTGCTGGTCCCACCGCCGGGGGCATATCAACTTTGACAGCCGGATCAACCATACCATCACCACCCACAAGGAGGCTGTACTATAA